One Pleurocapsa sp. PCC 7327 DNA segment encodes these proteins:
- a CDS encoding DUF2993 domain-containing protein, which translates to MTAVVFGSLPFPGQSGDRVVSKAVSAAIAALFKRTGKIEANLRAEPLAKLLQGSVDGFDFIGNGMLMYNGLRIEAMELYVQAVSLDFSAIFSGQVKLRQPTQASMRVVLTEEDLTTSFNTPFVVEKLQQLQYQGQPLYFQNTQMILNEDKSLRIKTQIRVGESSDPIEIDVTSHLQVEERRKLQFVNVTHQEDEAAIALGQALIDHVNNLLDLDKFALDGTQLRVDRVRVQNKQIIFYGIAQIDRFPQPKTR; encoded by the coding sequence ATGACAGCAGTCGTGTTTGGGAGCCTACCATTTCCAGGACAAAGCGGAGATCGCGTCGTTAGCAAGGCAGTTAGTGCTGCCATTGCAGCCTTGTTCAAACGAACAGGCAAAATTGAAGCGAACTTGCGAGCCGAACCCCTTGCCAAGTTATTGCAAGGCAGTGTCGATGGCTTCGACTTTATTGGCAACGGCATGTTGATGTATAACGGCTTGCGGATTGAAGCGATGGAGCTGTACGTACAAGCTGTGTCGCTCGACTTTAGCGCTATCTTTAGCGGTCAAGTAAAACTCCGACAGCCCACCCAAGCGAGCATGCGCGTCGTCCTTACCGAAGAAGACTTGACGACTTCCTTTAACACGCCATTTGTGGTAGAAAAGCTGCAACAATTGCAGTATCAGGGACAGCCCCTTTATTTTCAAAATACCCAGATGATTCTCAACGAGGATAAATCGCTGCGGATTAAAACTCAGATTCGGGTTGGGGAGTCGAGCGATCCTATAGAAATCGATGTAACATCACATTTGCAGGTCGAGGAGCGACGCAAGCTACAATTTGTCAATGTTACCCATCAAGAAGATGAAGCCGCGATCGCATTAGGGCAAGCTTTAATCGACCACGTTAACAATCTTCTCGACCTCGATAAATTTGCCCTAGACGGCACTCAACTGCGAGTCGATCGCGTGCGCGTTCAAAACAAACAAATAATCTTCTACGGGATCGCTCAAATCGATCGTTTTCCCCAACCTAAGACGAGATAA
- a CDS encoding urease subunit beta, which produces MIPGEIIAAEGEIELNAGRETVRIQVANTGDRPIQVGSHFHFYEVNEALQFDRERTKGMRLNIPAGTAIRFEPGDEKEVELVSLAGSREVYGSNGLVNGRLDKKKKKK; this is translated from the coding sequence ATGATTCCAGGCGAAATAATTGCGGCTGAAGGTGAAATTGAGTTAAATGCAGGACGCGAAACCGTGAGAATCCAAGTAGCGAATACAGGCGATCGCCCGATTCAAGTGGGTTCTCATTTTCACTTTTATGAAGTGAACGAAGCTTTGCAATTTGACCGAGAAAGAACTAAAGGAATGCGTTTAAATATTCCCGCAGGGACGGCAATCCGTTTTGAACCGGGAGATGAAAAAGAAGTCGAATTAGTCAGCCTTGCCGGAAGTCGCGAAGTCTATGGATCCAATGGATTAGTAAATGGCAGATTAGATAAGAAAAAGAAGAAAAAATAA
- a CDS encoding DUF6208 family protein, with product MITIKVLLRSREENFFLNNRFYCYTQLKLILGEREEERNLKLAQRINMKSDRKIITNNRFSLIGEIPLAILSLFFYKAMKFIVGNLYTFYLTVDKKKTFQWRVLSAENLKSSLSLPVLMTKGPRWNTHAIIGTLGPFSVKESIALDTESAKNSAGSWIAVIYSFPSYQTITSLESDRLNSQDKWETLKLKPGKYSIGLRYYQWRDRVNLPAVTIDGVEFVSSCPVPSDTNNFYYDLIKHKNWFYLALHYYIFTILRLRKYLPESFVRNEYLPVGAPDTQFVYGYLMRGQSLQIESNSSLVKNYNIYLTLYDRSSLPLFWSKIESEKFLTQPIENHGFYLIRLRSKPNLEGNSAIKLPIESQLKDEDSLVQRLQIFLPY from the coding sequence TTGATAACCATAAAAGTATTGTTGCGATCGCGAGAAGAAAACTTTTTTCTTAACAATCGTTTTTACTGCTATACTCAGCTCAAGTTAATCTTAGGCGAGCGCGAAGAAGAAAGAAATTTAAAATTAGCCCAGAGAATCAATATGAAAAGCGATCGCAAAATAATAACCAATAATCGATTCTCGCTCATAGGGGAAATTCCCTTGGCTATTCTTTCTCTCTTCTTTTACAAAGCCATGAAATTTATTGTTGGCAACCTCTATACGTTCTATCTTACTGTTGACAAGAAAAAAACTTTTCAATGGCGAGTTTTATCGGCAGAAAATTTAAAATCTTCTCTAAGCTTGCCCGTATTGATGACTAAAGGACCTCGTTGGAATACCCATGCTATTATTGGAACGCTTGGCCCTTTTTCGGTTAAAGAATCAATTGCGCTCGATACAGAATCGGCAAAGAATTCTGCTGGTTCTTGGATCGCTGTTATCTACAGTTTCCCCAGTTATCAGACTATAACAAGTCTAGAGTCCGATCGCTTGAACTCTCAAGATAAATGGGAAACTTTAAAATTAAAACCGGGAAAATACAGCATAGGGTTAAGATATTATCAGTGGCGCGATCGCGTTAATTTACCTGCCGTTACCATCGATGGAGTAGAATTCGTCAGTTCTTGTCCAGTTCCTTCAGATACTAATAATTTTTACTACGATTTAATTAAACACAAAAATTGGTTTTATTTAGCGCTTCATTACTATATTTTTACCATTCTGAGACTGCGAAAATACCTACCAGAATCTTTTGTGAGAAATGAATATTTACCCGTAGGTGCACCCGATACTCAGTTTGTTTACGGCTATTTAATGCGAGGACAATCGCTACAAATTGAGAGCAACTCTTCGCTCGTTAAGAATTACAATATTTACTTGACCTTGTACGATCGTTCGAGCCTTCCTTTGTTTTGGAGCAAAATAGAAAGCGAGAAGTTTCTAACTCAGCCGATTGAAAATCATGGTTTTTATTTAATTCGCCTTCGTTCCAAACCAAATTTAGAAGGTAACTCGGCGATTAAATTACCTATCGAATCCCAGTTAAAAGATGAAGATAGTTTAGTTCAACGCTTACAAATTTTCCTACCTTACTAG
- the moaA gene encoding GTP 3',8-cyclase MoaA, whose protein sequence is MNKVDYLRISLIDRCNFRCQYCMPEGVELDYILRQELLTNEELIALLKEVFIPVGFRKFRLTGGEPLIRPGVVDLVRDIASLPQTEDLAMTTNGFLLADMAQDLYDAGLRRINISLDSLDPQTFDKIIGNRGRSRWEKTWAGIRAAHRVGFDPLKLNVVVIPGVNDKEVENLAALTIDRNWHVRFIEFMPIGNAALFSDRAWIPSEELRQRIRSNWGLVESDVRGNGPADVFQIPGAKGTLGFISQMSECFCDRCNRMRLSADGWLRPCLLNETGQIDLKTALRCGIDPAKLREKVRYLLQIKPEINFKQRDSGTKTGIYTRTMSQIGG, encoded by the coding sequence ATGAACAAGGTAGACTATCTTCGCATCAGCCTAATCGATCGCTGTAATTTCCGGTGCCAGTACTGCATGCCTGAAGGTGTAGAACTCGACTATATCCTGCGACAAGAACTGCTCACAAATGAGGAATTAATAGCACTACTGAAAGAAGTTTTCATTCCGGTTGGGTTTAGAAAATTTCGCCTAACGGGAGGCGAACCGCTGATCCGTCCTGGCGTAGTGGATTTGGTGCGAGATATTGCCTCTCTCCCGCAAACCGAAGACCTCGCCATGACTACCAACGGCTTTTTACTCGCCGACATGGCACAAGACCTTTATGATGCTGGTTTGCGACGGATTAACATCAGTCTCGATTCGCTCGACCCACAGACCTTTGATAAAATTATCGGCAATCGCGGTCGCAGTCGTTGGGAAAAAACCTGGGCAGGCATTCGAGCAGCCCATCGAGTGGGATTCGATCCGCTGAAATTAAATGTAGTAGTCATCCCAGGAGTTAACGACAAAGAAGTAGAAAATTTAGCCGCGTTGACGATTGACCGCAACTGGCACGTGCGCTTTATTGAATTCATGCCGATTGGCAATGCCGCTTTATTTAGCGATCGCGCTTGGATTCCTTCCGAAGAACTCAGACAGCGCATCAGAAGCAATTGGGGATTAGTCGAATCCGATGTGCGAGGAAATGGACCAGCAGATGTATTCCAAATTCCAGGCGCTAAAGGGACTTTGGGATTTATTAGCCAGATGTCAGAATGTTTTTGCGATCGCTGTAATCGGATGCGTCTATCTGCCGATGGGTGGTTGCGTCCCTGTCTGTTAAACGAAACGGGTCAAATTGACCTCAAAACTGCCCTTCGTTGCGGCATCGATCCCGCCAAATTACGCGAAAAAGTTCGTTATCTTTTGCAAATCAAGCCAGAAATTAATTTCAAACAACGAGACTCCGGTACAAAAACTGGTATCTATACCCGTACCATGTCTCAGATTGGCGGGTAA
- a CDS encoding ferrochelatase: MVATPEKRQQQARATTSPADKVAVLLMGYGEVESYDDFANYNEQALNLLTAKFAPVPIWVYPSLAKLLAIFDLHEWKHRHNRFISPHNEIFERQRSAIEQNLQAKWGDRVRVFKAFNFCKPFLPAQVLEEIKTQGFDKILIYPLLVVDSIFTSGIAIEQVNKALAQMANGSQHWVKGLRYIPSFYNQPAYIDLMARLVEEKIAQDLASSHLPSQIGIVLMNHGCPHEAKGFTSGIDESQVLYELVREKLIHRYPLISVGWLNHQTPLIKWTQPNAELAAKNLIELGAKAIIFMPIGFATENHETLLDVGHIIEHVRRKYSGVIYVQMPCVNDNSEFCQMMANWADPHIAALLSEETLTVNPTLAVVQAQTHSHHHHH, encoded by the coding sequence GTGGTTGCTACTCCAGAAAAACGACAACAACAAGCAAGAGCAACAACTTCGCCAGCAGACAAGGTTGCCGTCTTGCTCATGGGCTATGGAGAGGTCGAGAGTTACGACGATTTCGCCAACTACAACGAACAGGCGTTGAACCTGCTAACGGCTAAATTCGCTCCCGTACCGATATGGGTTTATCCCTCTTTAGCGAAACTTTTAGCAATTTTTGACCTTCACGAGTGGAAACACCGGCATAATCGCTTTATTTCTCCTCACAACGAGATTTTTGAACGTCAGCGATCGGCGATCGAACAAAACTTACAAGCGAAATGGGGCGATCGCGTGAGAGTTTTTAAAGCATTTAACTTCTGCAAACCCTTTCTTCCCGCACAGGTTTTAGAAGAAATTAAAACGCAGGGATTTGATAAAATCTTAATTTATCCCTTACTAGTGGTCGATTCTATCTTCACGAGCGGCATTGCCATCGAGCAGGTAAATAAAGCACTCGCTCAAATGGCTAATGGTAGCCAACACTGGGTAAAAGGATTGCGCTACATCCCATCGTTTTACAATCAACCTGCCTACATCGATTTAATGGCGCGTTTGGTAGAAGAAAAAATTGCCCAAGACTTAGCCAGTTCTCATCTACCTTCCCAGATAGGCATCGTTTTGATGAATCACGGCTGTCCTCACGAAGCGAAGGGTTTTACTTCGGGGATTGATGAGAGTCAGGTACTCTATGAGTTAGTTCGAGAGAAACTGATCCATCGCTATCCGTTAATTTCTGTAGGTTGGCTAAATCATCAAACGCCTTTGATTAAATGGACGCAACCAAATGCAGAATTAGCGGCGAAAAACCTAATTGAGTTGGGGGCAAAAGCTATTATTTTTATGCCGATTGGCTTTGCTACAGAAAATCACGAAACTCTCTTAGATGTAGGACATATCATCGAGCATGTTCGTCGTAAATATTCTGGCGTGATTTACGTGCAGATGCCATGCGTCAACGATAATTCAGAGTTTTGTCAGATGATGGCAAACTGGGCAGATCCTCATATTGCTGCCCTTTTGTCAGAGGAAACTTTGACAGTAAATCCTACTTTGGCAGTGGTGCAAGCACAAACTCATAGCCATCATCACCATCACTAA
- a CDS encoding nitroreductase family protein, producing the protein MTTELQPTMSLKKAIQERRAARSFRPDPIPEEILREIFRLGLRAPSGYNLQPWRFIVLREQANKEKLRACAFDQRQITEAPIVLICCGDRRVNRSEYIEAIVQLGNEVGAMTDTFAEYMRSAIPQLFENKPSFESLEAWTNRHTMLAVAHLMIAAKGFGVDSCPMEGFVTAQVKEAFKIPDEVDVCCLLPMGYAAEPEKKYGGRFPIDQVFYSESFGSVFQ; encoded by the coding sequence ATGACTACCGAACTACAACCGACGATGAGCCTCAAAAAGGCTATCCAAGAACGTCGCGCGGCTCGTTCTTTTCGTCCCGATCCCATTCCTGAAGAGATTTTAAGGGAAATTTTTCGTCTGGGTTTGAGAGCCCCTTCTGGTTACAACCTCCAGCCTTGGCGTTTTATTGTTTTAAGGGAGCAGGCGAACAAGGAAAAACTGAGAGCTTGTGCCTTCGATCAGCGTCAGATAACGGAAGCACCAATCGTATTGATTTGTTGTGGCGATCGCCGCGTCAATCGATCAGAATATATTGAAGCGATCGTGCAATTAGGCAATGAAGTGGGTGCTATGACCGACACTTTTGCTGAGTATATGCGCTCTGCCATTCCGCAGTTATTTGAAAATAAACCTTCTTTTGAATCTCTAGAAGCTTGGACAAATCGCCATACTATGCTCGCAGTCGCTCACTTAATGATTGCAGCCAAAGGATTTGGGGTTGATAGTTGTCCGATGGAAGGATTTGTTACCGCACAGGTTAAAGAAGCATTTAAGATTCCTGATGAGGTAGATGTATGCTGTTTGTTACCGATGGGATATGCAGCTGAACCTGAAAAAAAATACGGCGGACGATTTCCTATCGACCAAGTTTTTTACAGCGAAAGTTTTGGTAGCGTATTTCAATAA
- a CDS encoding cation-transporting P-type ATPase has protein sequence MPHQPIWSLPVDEVYETLNTSPQGLSEGEAGGRLRQQGFNELPEPPHRPLWLRFADQLTHFMALLLWVAGILAFISRTPELGWAIWAVIWINAIFSFWQEYQAERALAALKKVLPVQVKVYRDGILKVIPARELVVGDVVQLEEGDRISADARLVQAEGFYVDVSVLTGESLPVARHARPVQPRRVVPVRDGKTLLHPGETQLQEKIQPAEVPNLVFAGSTVAAGRGTAVVYATGTRTEFGHVAHLTAMVKREPSTLEIQVARIVRVVTAIAVSMGVTVFLLSYLLIGMEVEESFIFAIGIIVANVPEGLLPTVTLALAMGVQRMAQRNALVRRLSAVETLSATNVICTDKTGTLTKNEMTVRALWVPSYAKPESSTPYIDVTGVGYDPTTGEVRIPENAEASWQVHLLLAGSALCSNARLIHLTHPSRWQEIGDPTEAALLVAALKAGLRPEELQRQSPRLREVPFDSRRRMMTVVLDWHLSAIWANEFPYLSFTKGAPLEVLRHCHFILRDGQLKELTQADRDEVTSANDDLACQGFRVLGLAARKGGKELLEQRSQQLEQDLIFIGLAAMFDPPRPEVANAIALCHQAGIAVTMVTGDYSLTAEAIARRIGLVRKKARVLTGEDMGHLSDAQLRQILHRPWDLVFARMSPEHKLRLVQAYKDSGHIVAVTGDGVNDAPALRAGYIGIAMGMSGTDVAREAADIVLLDDNFATIVSAIEQGRTVYQNIRKFMTYILASNVPEIVPFLAMVAVKIPPALTILQILAVDLGTDMVPALALGADPPEVGIMQQPPRPKQKPLLNFPLLARAYGFLGIIEGAAAMLGFFIVWWSHGYSLADLQQVTPAILARTAAPDLTAVYRQSTTVTLAVIVACQVGNLFACRSEVTSAFKLDWFNNRLLWLGIVVEWSLMFAIIYFSPLRAIFNTAPLDLWQWLMLLIFPPALLVAEEIRKLVGAKVRGS, from the coding sequence ATGCCCCATCAGCCCATCTGGTCGCTTCCCGTCGATGAAGTTTATGAAACCCTAAACACGTCGCCGCAAGGACTATCCGAGGGCGAGGCTGGCGGAAGACTGCGACAACAGGGATTCAACGAACTGCCAGAACCGCCCCATCGCCCTCTCTGGCTGCGTTTTGCCGACCAGTTAACTCACTTCATGGCATTGCTACTGTGGGTAGCAGGCATCCTCGCTTTTATTTCTCGCACTCCCGAACTGGGTTGGGCGATTTGGGCAGTCATTTGGATTAACGCCATCTTTAGCTTTTGGCAAGAATACCAAGCAGAACGGGCGCTAGCAGCCCTGAAAAAAGTGTTGCCCGTGCAGGTGAAAGTGTATCGGGATGGCATTCTCAAAGTCATTCCGGCGCGAGAACTGGTAGTAGGAGACGTAGTCCAGTTAGAAGAAGGCGATCGCATTTCTGCCGATGCTCGCCTCGTTCAAGCTGAGGGTTTTTATGTCGATGTTTCCGTCCTGACGGGAGAATCCCTCCCCGTTGCCCGCCATGCCAGACCCGTGCAACCCAGGCGCGTCGTTCCCGTTCGCGATGGCAAAACCTTGCTCCATCCCGGCGAAACCCAGCTTCAGGAAAAAATCCAACCCGCCGAAGTTCCTAATTTAGTGTTTGCCGGATCTACCGTTGCCGCAGGTCGGGGAACGGCTGTAGTCTATGCGACGGGAACTCGCACGGAATTCGGGCACGTAGCGCATCTGACCGCAATGGTGAAGCGAGAACCCAGCACGCTAGAGATTCAAGTAGCGCGAATTGTAAGGGTTGTGACCGCGATCGCAGTTAGTATGGGAGTTACTGTTTTCCTCCTCAGCTATCTGCTGATCGGCATGGAAGTCGAGGAAAGTTTTATCTTTGCCATTGGGATCATTGTCGCCAACGTGCCAGAGGGACTCTTGCCGACTGTCACCCTTGCTTTGGCGATGGGCGTTCAGCGCATGGCGCAGCGCAATGCCTTAGTCCGTCGCTTGTCTGCCGTTGAAACCCTCAGCGCTACTAATGTTATCTGCACCGACAAAACAGGGACGCTGACCAAAAATGAGATGACTGTTCGGGCTTTATGGGTTCCCTCCTACGCTAAACCAGAAAGTTCGACTCCTTATATCGACGTAACTGGAGTTGGCTATGACCCCACGACTGGAGAAGTCCGCATTCCTGAGAACGCAGAAGCCTCTTGGCAAGTCCATCTGCTTCTAGCGGGATCTGCCCTTTGTTCTAACGCTCGCCTGATCCATCTGACGCATCCGAGTCGCTGGCAGGAAATCGGCGATCCAACTGAGGCGGCATTGCTAGTAGCGGCTCTCAAAGCGGGTTTGCGACCAGAAGAGTTGCAGCGCCAGTCGCCCCGACTGCGGGAAGTCCCTTTTGATTCGCGGCGGCGGATGATGACGGTGGTGTTGGACTGGCATTTATCGGCAATCTGGGCTAACGAGTTTCCCTACCTCAGTTTTACCAAAGGCGCTCCTTTAGAAGTGTTGCGGCACTGTCATTTTATTCTGCGCGACGGACAACTTAAAGAACTGACTCAGGCAGATCGAGACGAGGTAACATCTGCTAACGACGACCTGGCCTGTCAAGGGTTTCGCGTTCTGGGCTTGGCGGCGCGTAAGGGTGGAAAGGAATTGCTAGAGCAAAGATCCCAGCAACTAGAGCAAGATCTGATCTTTATCGGACTGGCGGCGATGTTCGATCCGCCACGCCCGGAAGTGGCAAATGCGATCGCGCTTTGTCACCAAGCAGGCATCGCCGTCACCATGGTCACGGGAGATTATAGCTTAACCGCAGAAGCGATCGCCCGTCGTATTGGCTTAGTCAGAAAAAAAGCCAGAGTCCTGACAGGAGAAGACATGGGACACCTCTCCGATGCCCAACTGCGTCAGATCTTACATCGCCCCTGGGATCTGGTTTTTGCCCGCATGAGTCCAGAACACAAGTTGCGCCTTGTCCAGGCTTATAAGGATTCGGGTCATATCGTGGCAGTGACCGGAGATGGCGTAAATGACGCGCCAGCGCTGCGGGCAGGTTATATTGGCATCGCGATGGGCATGAGCGGTACGGATGTGGCGCGGGAAGCTGCCGATATTGTCTTGCTAGACGATAATTTTGCCACCATCGTCAGCGCGATCGAACAGGGACGGACGGTTTATCAGAACATCCGCAAATTCATGACCTATATCCTCGCTTCCAACGTGCCGGAGATCGTTCCATTTTTGGCAATGGTAGCCGTGAAGATTCCGCCTGCTCTGACGATTTTACAGATCCTAGCCGTAGACTTAGGCACTGACATGGTACCAGCTCTTGCCTTGGGTGCAGACCCGCCGGAAGTCGGTATCATGCAACAACCGCCCCGACCCAAACAAAAACCACTTCTAAACTTCCCGCTCTTGGCACGGGCTTATGGTTTTTTAGGCATTATCGAAGGAGCTGCTGCTATGTTGGGATTCTTTATCGTTTGGTGGAGTCACGGCTATTCTCTTGCCGATCTCCAGCAAGTCACGCCTGCCATTTTGGCTCGTACTGCCGCTCCCGATCTTACTGCTGTTTACAGACAATCCACAACCGTTACCCTTGCTGTCATTGTTGCCTGTCAGGTGGGCAATCTTTTCGCCTGTCGCTCCGAAGTGACCTCTGCATTCAAGCTGGACTGGTTTAACAATCGTTTGCTCTGGCTGGGCATTGTTGTTGAATGGAGTTTAATGTTTGCCATCATTTATTTTTCTCCTCTGAGGGCAATTTTTAATACTGCGCCTCTAGACCTCTGGCAGTGGCTCATGTTACTGATTTTTCCGCCAGCGCTGCTGGTGGCTGAAGAAATCCGTAAGTTAGTAGGAGCGAAAGTTCGAGGTAGCTAA
- a CDS encoding glycosyltransferase, with translation MTHFGILCPAAIGHLNPMCALGRELQRRGHRVTLFGIPDVQPKVMKAGLEFWIIGEAEFPTGTLEQNYKQLGEMSGLAGLKFTVGWFKQEMAMLFGEAPSAIKALGIEALLIDQVTLAGGTIADFLNLPFITICNALLVNREAGVPPYFTHWQYRDSWWANWRNHVGNFMINRLTKPLRDRAIAQRRQWELPPYASQGDFYSQLAQICQLPAEYDFPRVNLAPCFHYTGPLQEPSGLEPVSFPSISFPFEKLTGKPLIYASLGTLQNRNWEIFQSIAEACIGLDAQLVISLGNPNSQESGTSLPGSPIVVPYAPHQQLIERASLVITHAGMNTTIGALSSGVPLVAIPITNEQPGIAARIAWTGTGEVVPLKKLSAQSLQKAIKRVLTQESYKKNAFRLQEAIKRAGGLNRAADIIEQAVSTRKPVLAQIHQ, from the coding sequence ATGACTCATTTTGGCATTCTTTGCCCCGCCGCGATCGGTCATCTCAATCCAATGTGTGCTTTAGGTCGAGAATTACAGCGGCGCGGTCATCGCGTTACCCTTTTCGGAATTCCCGACGTTCAACCCAAGGTAATGAAAGCAGGATTAGAATTTTGGATAATTGGTGAAGCTGAATTCCCGACTGGAACTTTAGAGCAAAACTATAAACAGTTGGGGGAAATGAGCGGACTAGCAGGACTGAAATTTACGGTGGGTTGGTTTAAGCAAGAAATGGCTATGCTTTTTGGCGAAGCACCCTCAGCAATAAAAGCATTAGGTATAGAAGCCTTATTAATAGACCAGGTTACTCTCGCAGGTGGAACGATCGCTGACTTCCTCAATCTTCCTTTTATTACTATATGTAACGCTCTGTTAGTCAATCGCGAGGCTGGAGTTCCTCCCTACTTTACCCATTGGCAGTATCGCGATTCGTGGTGGGCGAATTGGCGCAATCACGTGGGAAATTTTATGATTAATCGTCTCACGAAACCTCTGCGCGATCGCGCGATCGCGCAGCGCCGTCAATGGGAGTTACCCCCCTACGCTAGCCAGGGAGATTTCTACTCCCAACTGGCTCAAATATGCCAACTACCAGCAGAGTATGACTTCCCGCGAGTGAATTTAGCTCCGTGCTTTCATTACACTGGTCCATTGCAGGAGCCATCTGGCTTAGAACCTGTCTCTTTTCCGTCTATTTCTTTCCCTTTTGAAAAGTTGACAGGGAAACCTCTGATTTATGCTTCTCTAGGAACTTTACAAAATCGCAATTGGGAAATATTCCAGAGCATTGCCGAAGCTTGTATCGGGTTGGATGCCCAGCTAGTCATCTCTTTAGGAAACCCGAACAGCCAAGAATCGGGGACTAGCCTACCCGGTTCGCCTATCGTAGTTCCCTATGCCCCCCACCAGCAATTAATTGAAAGAGCTAGCTTGGTCATTACCCATGCAGGGATGAATACTACCATAGGCGCATTGAGCAGTGGAGTACCGTTGGTAGCCATACCCATTACTAACGAACAGCCTGGAATTGCTGCTCGCATTGCTTGGACTGGAACGGGCGAAGTCGTTCCCCTCAAAAAATTGAGTGCCCAAAGCCTACAAAAGGCTATTAAAAGAGTTTTAACGCAAGAGTCCTACAAAAAAAATGCCTTCAGACTGCAAGAGGCAATTAAGCGAGCAGGAGGGTTGAATCGAGCGGCTGATATTATCGAGCAGGCTGTCTCTACCCGAAAGCCAGTCCTTGCTCAAATACACCAGTAG